A single Vigna radiata var. radiata cultivar VC1973A chromosome 8, Vradiata_ver6, whole genome shotgun sequence DNA region contains:
- the LOC106772182 gene encoding uncharacterized protein LOC106772182 isoform X1 gives MGVISRKIFPACGNMCVCCPALRSRSRQPVKRYRKLLADIFPKSPDEPPSDRKIIKLCEYAARNPFRIPKIAKYLEERCTRELKSEHIKMVNIIMESFNKLLSICKVQIAYFAVDVLNVISELLSYSKDETIQTLGCQCLSRFIYCQVDGTYTHNIEKLVRKVCMLSREQGEASEKRCLRASSLQCLSAMVWFMAEFSHIFEDFDEIVHATLDNCEWSRQNEDADVRAEAHHNWVDEVVRCEGRGGSVIGTNDNRSSCLIIQPRPEIKDPALLTREEIEKPEIWAQICIQRMVELAKESTTVRRVLDPMLVYFDFRQHWAPERGLAMIILSRMAYFMENSGNQRLILASVIHHLDHKNVVNDPQLKTCVVQVATSLAMQIRSGRGLAEIGFVGDLCRHLRKSLQASTEFVGEQELNLNISLQNSIEDCLLEIANGVTDAQPLFDLMAITLENIPSGVVGRATIGSLIILARAVTLALTRLQSQQGFPEALFVQLLKVMLHSDVEARVGAHLIFCILLFPSSFHTHEISSLRSRYLDQHNKRHSHTASVSASASITALLEKLRRNRESIKAGNHGNTVHDGFQERDIVAEDWKQGCGLKNSPNFYKLSSIIDRATGSPSLTDTEPYVMKLTEDQMAQLLSAFWVQANLPDNLPSNIEAIAHSFILTLIILRIKNLKDRDNLVIRFFQLPLSLWTMLLDQNNGIMPPACQRSVFVLSAGMLVFACKIFQIHNVDEVFASLPMSNVDPFLSIGDDCQVYAKINVDVREYGTAADNQLACSILSELQNKIRECHQIIKDALVHNLSNVSELDADELAMLLSETFKPDEEFVYGPQSMLDQNQIIFHSQESLSFDGDFPLNSAGEDDTISEASVSDLSRFIPKMPLSPSAPHVISIGQLMESALEVAGQVAGTAVSTSPLPYNAIASQCESLGTCARKKLSNWLAFENHYIQAADKSFLAIADVRNSALEKVGNGGEHGQLARDPMRLPPASPFDNFLKAAGC, from the exons ATGGGTGTCATCTCTAGGAAGATCTTTCCAGCATGTGGGAACATGTGTGTTTGCTGTCCTGCTTTGAGGTCAAGATCACGCCAGCCGGTCAAAAGATACAGAAAACTGCTTGCTGATATATTCCCTAAGTCCCCT GATGAACCTCCAAGTGACAGGAAAATCATCAAATTATGTGAATATGCTGCAAGAAACCCTTTCCGGATTCCAAAG ATAGCAAAATATCTCGAAGAACGGTGCACCAGGGAACTTAAATCTGAGCACATCAAAATGGTCAATATTATAATGGAATCATTCAACAAGTTGCTTTCCATTTGTAAGGTTCAGAT AGCATATTTTGCTGTCGATGTACTGAATGTAATTTCGGAGCTCTTGAGCTATTCTAAGGATGAGACCATCCAGACACTTGGTTGCCAGTGCTTATCAAGGTTCATCTACTGTCAG GTGGATGGTACATATACTCATAACATAGAAAAGTTGGTGCGGAAAGTATGCATGCTATCAAGGGAACAAGGTGAAGCAAGTGAAAAGCGTTGCTTGAGGGCATCAAGCTTGCAGTGCCTTTCAGCAATG GTTTGGTTTATGGCTGAATTTTCACacatttttgaagattttgatgaG ATTGTTCATGCCACTCTAGATAACTGTGAGTGGAGTAGACAAAATGAAGATGCTGATGTCAGGGCAGAGGCACATCATAATTGGGTGGATGAGGTTGTCCGTTGTGAAGGTCGAGGTGGTTCAGTTATTGGCACTAATGACAATCGCTCTAGTTGCTTGATCATACAGCCACGACCTGAAATAAAGGATCCTGCCCTTTTAACTAG agaagaaattgaaaaaccaGAAATATGGGCTCAGATATGTATtcaaagaatggttgaattagcCAAGGAAAGCACAACTGTGCGTCGTGTGCTGGATCCAATGCTTGTCTACTTTGACTTTCGACAACATTGGGCTCCTGAGAGAGGGTTAGCAATGATAATTTTATCCAGGATGGCCTACTTCATGGAGAACTCAG GGAATCAACGCTTAATTTTGGCTTCTGTGATACATCATTTGGACCACAAAAATGTCGTGAATGATCCTCAACTTAAGACTTGCGTTGTTCAGGTTGCCACATCTTTAGCCATGCAAATTAGATCTGGGAGGGGCTTGGCAGAGATAGGTTTTGTTGGTGATCTTTGCAGACATCTTAGGAAAAGCCTTCAAGCTTCCACTGAATTTGTTGGGGAGCAAGAGTTGAACTTAAATATCTCACTTCAAAATTCCATTGAAGACTGCTTACTAGAAATTGCCAACGGG GTCACTGATGCCCAGCCACTTTTTGACCTCATGGCGATTACCCTAGAAAATATACCATCTGGTGTTGTTGGTAGAGCAACCATTGGATCTTTGATCATCCTTGCTCGTGCAGTCACCTTAGCATTAACTCGTTTACAATCACAGCAG GGATTTCCCGAAGCTCTTTTTGTGCAACTCCTAAAAGTGATGTTGCATTCAGATGTGGAGGCTCGTGTCGGAGCACACCTTAtattttgcattcttctttttccaagTTCCTTCCATACGCATGAAATTTCCTCTCTACGGTCGAGATACCTAGATCAACACAACAAAAGGCATTCTCATACTGCTTCTGTGTCTGCATCTGCTTCGATTACTGCTTTACTTGAAAAACTCCGCAGAAATAGAGAGAGCATCAAGGCAGGAAATCATGGGAATACTGTTCATGATGGTTTCCAAGAAAGGGATATTGTAGCAGAAGACTGGAAGCAGGGATGTGGCTTAAAGAATTCCCCTAACTTTTACAAACTCAGTTCTATCATTGACAGGGCTACAGGATCACCTAGTTTGACTGACACG GAACCGTATGTTATGAAACTAACTGAAGATCAAATGGCGCAACTGCTTTCTGCCTTTTGGGTTCAAGCCAATCTTCCTGATAATTTACCTTCAAACATTGAAGCTATAGCTCACTCATTCATATTGACACTAATAATTCTACGCATAAAG AACCTGAAAGACAGAGATAACCTAGTGATTCGATTTTTCCAGCTTCCTCTGTCTCTCTGGACTATGTTGCTGGACCAAAATAATG GAATAATGCCCCCAGCTTGTCAGAGATCTGTATTTGTGTTGTCTGCTGGCATGTTGGTATTTGCCTGTAAAATATTTCAGATTCATAATGTGGATGAAGTTTTTGCATCATTGCCGATGTCTAAT GTTGATCCTTTCTTGAGCATCGGTGATGATTGTCAAGTATATGCTAAGATCAATGTGGATGTGAGAGAATACGGTACTGCTGCTGATAATCAGTTAGCCTGTTCAATATTATCAGAGTTACAGAACAAAATACGTGAATGTCACCAGATCATAAAGGATGCTTTGGTTCATAATTTATCTAACGTTAGTGAG CTGGATGCAGATGAACTGGCTATGCTGTTGTCAGAGACATTCAAGCCTGATGAAGAATTCGTGTATGGTCCACAGTCAATGCTtgatcaaaatcaaataatttttcattcccAGGAGTCATTGTCATTTGATGGG GATTTTCCCTTAAATTCAGCTGGTGAAGATGACACAATCAGTGAAGCGTCTGTCTCTGACCTTTCTCGATTTATTCCAAAGATGCCTTTATCCCCTTCCGCACCTCATGTTATCAGCATTGGACAACTTATGGAATCG GCTTTAGAGGTAGCTGGTCAAGTGGCAGGAACAGCTGTCTCTACTTCGCCCCTACCATACAACGCCATAGCTAGCCAGTGTGAATCACTTGGGACATGTGCAAGGAAGAAGCTTTCAAATTGGCTGGCCTTTGAGAATCATTACATCCAAGCAGCTGATAAATCGTTTCTGGCAATCGCTGATGTTAGAAACTCAGCCCTTGAAAAG gTAGGAAACGGTGGTGAGCATGGCCAACTGGCAAGGGACCCCATGAGGCTACCTCCTGCTAGTCCCTTTGACAATTTCCTCAAGGCTGCTGGGTGTTAG
- the LOC106772182 gene encoding uncharacterized protein LOC106772182 isoform X2: MGVISRKIFPACGNMCVCCPALRSRSRQPVKRYRKLLADIFPKSPDEPPSDRKIIKLCEYAARNPFRIPKIAKYLEERCTRELKSEHIKMVNIIMESFNKLLSICKVQIAYFAVDVLNVISELLSYSKDETIQTLGCQCLSRFIYCQVDGTYTHNIEKLVRKVCMLSREQGEASEKRCLRASSLQCLSAMVWFMAEFSHIFEDFDEIVHATLDNCEWSRQNEDADVRAEAHHNWVDEVVRCEGRGGSVIGTNDNRSSCLIIQPRPEIKDPALLTREEIEKPEIWAQICIQRMVELAKESTTVRRVLDPMLVYFDFRQHWAPERGLAMIILSRMAYFMENSGNQRLILASVIHHLDHKNVVNDPQLKTCVVQVATSLAMQIRSGRGLAEIGFVGDLCRHLRKSLQASTEFVGEQELNLNISLQNSIEDCLLEIANGVTDAQPLFDLMAITLENIPSGVVGRATIGSLIILARAVTLALTRLQSQQGFPEALFVQLLKVMLHSDVEARVGAHLIFCILLFPSSFHTHEISSLRSRYLDQHNKRHSHTASVSASASITALLEKLRRNRESIKAGNHGNTVHDGFQERDIVAEDWKQGCGLKNSPNFYKLSSIIDRATGSPSLTDTEPYVMKLTEDQMAQLLSAFWVQANLPDNLPSNIEAIAHSFILTLIILRIKNLKDRDNLVIRFFQLPLSLWTMLLDQNNGIMPPACQRSVFVLSAGMLVFACKIFQIHNVDEVFASLPMSNVDPFLSIGDDCQVYAKINVDVREYGTAADNQLACSILSELQNKIRECHQIIKDALVHNLSNLDADELAMLLSETFKPDEEFVYGPQSMLDQNQIIFHSQESLSFDGDFPLNSAGEDDTISEASVSDLSRFIPKMPLSPSAPHVISIGQLMESALEVAGQVAGTAVSTSPLPYNAIASQCESLGTCARKKLSNWLAFENHYIQAADKSFLAIADVRNSALEKVGNGGEHGQLARDPMRLPPASPFDNFLKAAGC, translated from the exons ATGGGTGTCATCTCTAGGAAGATCTTTCCAGCATGTGGGAACATGTGTGTTTGCTGTCCTGCTTTGAGGTCAAGATCACGCCAGCCGGTCAAAAGATACAGAAAACTGCTTGCTGATATATTCCCTAAGTCCCCT GATGAACCTCCAAGTGACAGGAAAATCATCAAATTATGTGAATATGCTGCAAGAAACCCTTTCCGGATTCCAAAG ATAGCAAAATATCTCGAAGAACGGTGCACCAGGGAACTTAAATCTGAGCACATCAAAATGGTCAATATTATAATGGAATCATTCAACAAGTTGCTTTCCATTTGTAAGGTTCAGAT AGCATATTTTGCTGTCGATGTACTGAATGTAATTTCGGAGCTCTTGAGCTATTCTAAGGATGAGACCATCCAGACACTTGGTTGCCAGTGCTTATCAAGGTTCATCTACTGTCAG GTGGATGGTACATATACTCATAACATAGAAAAGTTGGTGCGGAAAGTATGCATGCTATCAAGGGAACAAGGTGAAGCAAGTGAAAAGCGTTGCTTGAGGGCATCAAGCTTGCAGTGCCTTTCAGCAATG GTTTGGTTTATGGCTGAATTTTCACacatttttgaagattttgatgaG ATTGTTCATGCCACTCTAGATAACTGTGAGTGGAGTAGACAAAATGAAGATGCTGATGTCAGGGCAGAGGCACATCATAATTGGGTGGATGAGGTTGTCCGTTGTGAAGGTCGAGGTGGTTCAGTTATTGGCACTAATGACAATCGCTCTAGTTGCTTGATCATACAGCCACGACCTGAAATAAAGGATCCTGCCCTTTTAACTAG agaagaaattgaaaaaccaGAAATATGGGCTCAGATATGTATtcaaagaatggttgaattagcCAAGGAAAGCACAACTGTGCGTCGTGTGCTGGATCCAATGCTTGTCTACTTTGACTTTCGACAACATTGGGCTCCTGAGAGAGGGTTAGCAATGATAATTTTATCCAGGATGGCCTACTTCATGGAGAACTCAG GGAATCAACGCTTAATTTTGGCTTCTGTGATACATCATTTGGACCACAAAAATGTCGTGAATGATCCTCAACTTAAGACTTGCGTTGTTCAGGTTGCCACATCTTTAGCCATGCAAATTAGATCTGGGAGGGGCTTGGCAGAGATAGGTTTTGTTGGTGATCTTTGCAGACATCTTAGGAAAAGCCTTCAAGCTTCCACTGAATTTGTTGGGGAGCAAGAGTTGAACTTAAATATCTCACTTCAAAATTCCATTGAAGACTGCTTACTAGAAATTGCCAACGGG GTCACTGATGCCCAGCCACTTTTTGACCTCATGGCGATTACCCTAGAAAATATACCATCTGGTGTTGTTGGTAGAGCAACCATTGGATCTTTGATCATCCTTGCTCGTGCAGTCACCTTAGCATTAACTCGTTTACAATCACAGCAG GGATTTCCCGAAGCTCTTTTTGTGCAACTCCTAAAAGTGATGTTGCATTCAGATGTGGAGGCTCGTGTCGGAGCACACCTTAtattttgcattcttctttttccaagTTCCTTCCATACGCATGAAATTTCCTCTCTACGGTCGAGATACCTAGATCAACACAACAAAAGGCATTCTCATACTGCTTCTGTGTCTGCATCTGCTTCGATTACTGCTTTACTTGAAAAACTCCGCAGAAATAGAGAGAGCATCAAGGCAGGAAATCATGGGAATACTGTTCATGATGGTTTCCAAGAAAGGGATATTGTAGCAGAAGACTGGAAGCAGGGATGTGGCTTAAAGAATTCCCCTAACTTTTACAAACTCAGTTCTATCATTGACAGGGCTACAGGATCACCTAGTTTGACTGACACG GAACCGTATGTTATGAAACTAACTGAAGATCAAATGGCGCAACTGCTTTCTGCCTTTTGGGTTCAAGCCAATCTTCCTGATAATTTACCTTCAAACATTGAAGCTATAGCTCACTCATTCATATTGACACTAATAATTCTACGCATAAAG AACCTGAAAGACAGAGATAACCTAGTGATTCGATTTTTCCAGCTTCCTCTGTCTCTCTGGACTATGTTGCTGGACCAAAATAATG GAATAATGCCCCCAGCTTGTCAGAGATCTGTATTTGTGTTGTCTGCTGGCATGTTGGTATTTGCCTGTAAAATATTTCAGATTCATAATGTGGATGAAGTTTTTGCATCATTGCCGATGTCTAAT GTTGATCCTTTCTTGAGCATCGGTGATGATTGTCAAGTATATGCTAAGATCAATGTGGATGTGAGAGAATACGGTACTGCTGCTGATAATCAGTTAGCCTGTTCAATATTATCAGAGTTACAGAACAAAATACGTGAATGTCACCAGATCATAAAGGATGCTTTGGTTCATAATTTATCTAAC CTGGATGCAGATGAACTGGCTATGCTGTTGTCAGAGACATTCAAGCCTGATGAAGAATTCGTGTATGGTCCACAGTCAATGCTtgatcaaaatcaaataatttttcattcccAGGAGTCATTGTCATTTGATGGG GATTTTCCCTTAAATTCAGCTGGTGAAGATGACACAATCAGTGAAGCGTCTGTCTCTGACCTTTCTCGATTTATTCCAAAGATGCCTTTATCCCCTTCCGCACCTCATGTTATCAGCATTGGACAACTTATGGAATCG GCTTTAGAGGTAGCTGGTCAAGTGGCAGGAACAGCTGTCTCTACTTCGCCCCTACCATACAACGCCATAGCTAGCCAGTGTGAATCACTTGGGACATGTGCAAGGAAGAAGCTTTCAAATTGGCTGGCCTTTGAGAATCATTACATCCAAGCAGCTGATAAATCGTTTCTGGCAATCGCTGATGTTAGAAACTCAGCCCTTGAAAAG gTAGGAAACGGTGGTGAGCATGGCCAACTGGCAAGGGACCCCATGAGGCTACCTCCTGCTAGTCCCTTTGACAATTTCCTCAAGGCTGCTGGGTGTTAG
- the LOC106772565 gene encoding homeobox protein knotted-1-like 10, whose translation MENFYKLNSLLSCAEDVVRGVNVSVSAAAASELNLGLVANNFLQLEEPETSDMSERFIKTQIATHPLYPNLVSAYIECRKVGAPPELASLLEEIARESHPTHALREIGDDPELDEFMESYCEVLHRYKQELSKPFDEATLFLCSIESQLSNLCKGTLALPLDNNPSDEAAGTSEDELSWEKMEAVEGVESSGSRPGDQELKEMLLRKYGGYLSSLRKEFLKKRKKGKLPKEARRILLDWWSTHYRWPYPTEEEKVQLSEMTGLDQKQINNWFINQRKRHWKPSEDMRFAIMDGVSGSAIGRGPM comes from the exons ATGGAAAACTTTTACAAGCTCAACTCCCTCCTATCTTGTGCCGAGGATGTTGTTAGAGGAGTCAACGTCAGCGTTTCCGCCGCCGCCGCATCTGAATTGAATCTAGGACTTGTGGCCAATAACTTCCTTCAGCTAGAAGAGCCAGAAACTTCCGATATGTCGGAACGGTTCATCAAGACCCAGATCGCCACTCACCCTCTTTATCCAAATCTAGTATCTGCTTACATAGAATGCCGAAAG GTTGGAGCACCGCCAGAACTTGCTTCACTTCTTGAAGAAATAGCCCGTGAAAGCCACCCGACGCATGCTCTTCGTGAGATAGGAGATGATCCCGAGCTTGACGAGTTCATg GAATCATACTGCGAAGTTCTTCATAGATACAAGCAGGAGTTGTCCAAGCCATTCGACGAAGCGACCTTGTTTTTGTGTAGTATCGAATCACAACTCAGCAATCTTTGTAAGGGAACACTTGCATTGCCACTGGATAACAACCCCTCAG ACGAGGCGGCTGGGACATCAGAAGATGAATTGAGTTGGGAGAAGATGGAAGCAGTGGAAGGTGTCGAATCTTCTGGGTCTCGTCCCGGTGATCAAGAGCTTAAAGAAATGCTCCTTCGTAAGTATGGTGGTTATCTTAGCAGCTTAAGAAAggaatttttgaagaaaaggaaaaagggtaAACTTCCAAAGGAGGCAAGGAGGATTCTCTTGGACTGGTGGAGCACTCACTATAGGTGGCCTTATCCTACG GAGGAGGAGAAAGTGCAACTATCAGAAATGACAGGACTTGATCAAAAGCAGATAAACAATTGGTTCATCAACCAAAGGAAACGGCATTGGAAACCATCTGAAGACATGCGATTTGCGATTATGGATGGTGTGAGTGGCAGCGCCATAGGTAGAGGACCTATGTAG
- the LOC106769820 gene encoding uncharacterized protein LOC106769820, with the protein MDFESRRLHLLISVLAIVALSFTAEKCRELVGEDGSSQSGKFTILNCFDMGSGTVACAVKEGVKLYFYNIRSSHVERARTSAIESALVHAVSQGMSPTDSAKHAQKEGKKAAKMASRQAKRIIGPIISSGWDFFEAIYYGGTLTEGFLRGTGTLFGTYGGGFLGEQRLGRFGYLVGSHMGSWVGGRIGLMIYDVVNGLHLLLQFVQTGEVVVREKSESSESSFFGGETPVYDTSEGSGLYESPPSDESYAYESPPSEESYAYESTDRQSYETYRDSEL; encoded by the exons ATGGATTTCGAAAGTAGGAGGCTTCATCTGCTAATCTCTGTTCTCGCCATCGTTGCACTTAGCTTCACAG CTGAAAAGTGCAGGGAACTTGTTGGAGAGGATGGGTCATCCCAGAGTGGAAAGTTTACGATCTTAAATTGCTTTGATATGGGTTCTGGAACTGTAGCATGTGCTGTGAAGGAAGGTGTGAAGCTCTACTTTTACAATATCAGATCTTCTCATGTTGAAAGAGCAAGGACCAGTGCAATTGAGTCTGCCCTTGTTCATGCTGTTAGTCAGGGGATGTCCCCAACAGATTCTGCAAAACATGCACAGAAAGAAGGTAAGAAGGCAGCGAAAATGGCTTCCCGTCAAGCCAAGCGGATTATAGGTCCCATCATCTCATCTGGATGGGATTTCTTTGAAGCTATTTACTATGGTGGTACTTTGACAGAAGGTTTCCTCAGGGGCACTGGTACTTTGTTTGGTACTTATGGTGGAGGGTTCCTCGGGGAGCAAAGGCTTGGTAGATTTGGCTATCTTGTTGGAAGTCACATGGGCAGTTGGGTTGGTGGCAGAATAGGACTGATGATTTATGATGTTGTTAATGGACTGCATTTGTTGTTGCAATTTGTTCAGACAGGAGAAGTTGTAGTTCGCGAAAAATCTGAATCATCTGAAAGTTCCTTTTTCGGTGGCGAAACTCCTGTTTATGACACCTCTGAAGGCTCTGGATTATATGAATCACCTCCCAGTGATGAATCATATGCGTACGAATCACCTCCCAGTGAAGAATCCTACGCCTATGAATCAACTGATCGTCAGAGCTATGAAACATATAGAGATTCTGAACTGTGA